In Verrucomicrobiia bacterium, a single genomic region encodes these proteins:
- a CDS encoding RES family NAD+ phosphorylase, protein MLEAWRIVKEKHAATAFSGEGAAKTGGRWNSRGVAVVYASSTKSLAALENLVHLNPPVMFRYVAIPIEFDAALVERFLTGLPKDWRAEPPPVSTRQLGDDWVRAGRSAILALPSVVVWGEPNYLLNPAHPDFKKISIGTPEDFAFDPRLLV, encoded by the coding sequence ATGCTGGAAGCCTGGCGTATCGTCAAGGAGAAGCACGCCGCCACCGCCTTTTCAGGTGAAGGAGCAGCCAAGACCGGTGGCCGGTGGAACTCCCGGGGGGTGGCTGTTGTCTATGCCAGCAGCACCAAGTCTCTGGCGGCGCTGGAAAACCTGGTGCATCTGAATCCCCCTGTCATGTTCAGATACGTCGCGATACCCATTGAGTTTGACGCCGCGCTGGTTGAGAGATTTCTCACCGGCTTGCCCAAAGATTGGCGCGCGGAGCCGCCCCCTGTTTCCACCAGGCAGTTGGGCGACGACTGGGTGCGAGCTGGACGCTCCGCCATACTGGCTTTGCCCAGCGTCGTCGTATGGGGGGAACCCAATTACCTGCTCAACCCGGCCCACCCTGATTTCAAGAAAATCTCTATCGGAACGCCCGAGGATTTTGCTTTTGACCCGCGGCTGCTCGTCTGA
- a CDS encoding antitoxin Xre/MbcA/ParS toxin-binding domain-containing protein, with protein sequence MKGQIKEAEVNASNIIEVIQQGLAVRELAVLQGLLGVPMERLAPKLGISRATLNRRMAKGRLEPEESDRLVRFARLMGKATEVFETQGTARLWLTSPQIGLGGAVPLDYAETEVGAREVEDLLGRIEYGVYS encoded by the coding sequence ATGAAGGGACAGATCAAAGAGGCAGAGGTCAATGCCTCGAACATCATTGAGGTTATCCAGCAGGGTTTGGCAGTCCGGGAGTTAGCCGTGCTGCAAGGCCTTTTGGGTGTCCCGATGGAACGGCTCGCGCCAAAACTCGGCATTTCCAGAGCCACTCTGAACCGGCGGATGGCCAAAGGGCGGCTGGAACCAGAGGAGTCCGACCGGCTGGTCAGGTTTGCGCGTCTGATGGGCAAAGCCACGGAGGTTTTCGAGACCCAAGGGACAGCCCGCCTTTGGCTGACTTCGCCGCAAATCGGTTTGGGTGGCGCCGTGCCTCTGGACTATGCCGAGACCGAGGTCGGGGCGCGCGAGGTCGAGGATTTGCTTGGTCGCATCGAATACGGGGTTTATTCCTGA
- a CDS encoding glycoside hydrolase family 15 protein, whose product MGTSGRASNSHYKPIENYGIIGDLHTVALVGMDGSIDFMCFPNFDSPTIFAALLDYKKGGRFQLAPRLKGARQKQLYFPDSNILLSRFLSDEGIGEVSDFMPIMELGHAHDLVRRAKCIRGDIPFQMVCDPRFDYGRAGHRVEKKRNEVLFISRGEDKTVLRLRSEVPLRVENGAATAEFTLHSGQTAAFVLEDVHAGEGGSPSAAPNYVTESFKQTMNYWRQWVRQSQYRGRWREVVNRSALTLKLLTSAEHGSIVAAPTFGLPEEIGGVRNWDYRYTWIRDASFTTYALMRLGYTAEATAFMRWIEARCAELKPGSPLQVMYGLDGRQNLQETDLRHFEGYKKSRPVRIGNGACDQLQLDIYGELMDSVYIYNKFGELISYDFWLNLVGLIDWVCANWQRPDEGIWEVRGGPYEFLYSRIMCWVAVDRGLRLAQKRSFPAPLAKWREIRDQIYRHVYQNFWDSELRSFVQYKGSKAVDAAALLMPLMKFIGPNDPRWRSTLDFINSNLVEDSLVYRYNVMKGANTGFPGREGTFSMCSFWNVECLARAGDFKLSRFYFEKTLGYANHLGLYSEELGLNGQQLGNFPQAFTHLGLISAAYYLDRSLDKQQTAKDGPSLAM is encoded by the coding sequence ATGGGAACATCGGGGAGAGCTTCAAACAGCCACTATAAGCCAATCGAGAACTACGGAATTATCGGGGACCTGCACACGGTTGCGCTGGTCGGCATGGACGGTTCGATTGACTTCATGTGTTTTCCCAATTTCGATTCGCCCACAATCTTCGCCGCGTTGCTGGATTATAAAAAGGGGGGCCGCTTTCAACTGGCGCCGCGGCTCAAAGGCGCGCGCCAGAAACAGCTCTACTTTCCAGACTCCAATATCCTCTTGAGCCGGTTCCTGTCGGATGAAGGCATAGGGGAAGTGTCTGATTTCATGCCCATCATGGAACTGGGCCATGCCCATGACCTGGTTCGCCGGGCCAAGTGCATCCGAGGCGACATCCCATTTCAAATGGTGTGTGACCCTCGCTTTGACTATGGCCGCGCCGGGCATCGAGTCGAAAAGAAACGAAACGAAGTGCTTTTCATCAGCCGCGGCGAAGACAAAACGGTTTTGCGCTTGCGCAGTGAAGTCCCTTTGCGCGTGGAAAATGGCGCTGCCACAGCCGAGTTCACCTTGCACTCAGGCCAAACTGCCGCCTTCGTGCTCGAAGATGTCCATGCCGGGGAAGGGGGGTCACCATCGGCGGCGCCCAATTATGTGACCGAGTCGTTTAAGCAAACGATGAATTACTGGCGGCAGTGGGTGCGCCAATCCCAATACCGAGGCCGCTGGCGCGAGGTGGTCAACCGGTCGGCTTTGACGCTCAAGCTGCTGACCTCAGCCGAACATGGTTCGATTGTTGCCGCCCCGACTTTTGGGCTGCCCGAAGAGATCGGCGGCGTGCGCAACTGGGATTACCGTTACACGTGGATTCGAGATGCGTCCTTTACCACCTATGCCTTGATGCGCTTAGGCTATACAGCAGAGGCGACCGCCTTCATGCGCTGGATTGAAGCCCGTTGCGCTGAACTCAAACCCGGCTCGCCGCTCCAGGTCATGTATGGCCTGGATGGACGCCAGAATCTGCAGGAGACCGACTTGCGCCACTTCGAAGGCTACAAAAAGTCGCGCCCGGTTCGCATTGGCAACGGCGCATGCGACCAGCTTCAGCTCGATATCTATGGAGAGCTGATGGACTCGGTTTACATCTACAATAAATTCGGAGAGCTGATCTCGTATGATTTTTGGCTGAACCTGGTGGGCCTGATTGATTGGGTTTGCGCCAATTGGCAGCGGCCAGACGAAGGCATCTGGGAAGTGCGCGGAGGGCCTTACGAATTTCTCTACTCGAGGATCATGTGCTGGGTAGCGGTGGACCGCGGCCTGCGCCTGGCTCAAAAGCGCTCCTTCCCGGCCCCATTAGCCAAGTGGCGGGAAATCCGGGATCAGATTTACCGCCATGTTTATCAAAACTTCTGGGACTCGGAATTGCGCAGCTTCGTGCAGTACAAGGGCTCGAAAGCGGTGGATGCGGCGGCGCTGTTGATGCCCTTGATGAAGTTCATCGGGCCTAATGACCCGCGCTGGCGCTCGACTCTTGACTTCATTAATAGCAACCTGGTCGAGGATTCGCTGGTTTATCGCTATAATGTCATGAAAGGAGCCAACACGGGCTTTCCTGGCCGCGAAGGCACCTTCTCGATGTGCTCATTTTGGAATGTCGAATGCCTCGCCCGCGCCGGTGACTTCAAATTGTCGCGGTTTTATTTCGAAAAAACCCTGGGGTATGCCAACCACTTGGGATTGTATTCAGAAGAACTCGGCCTCAATGGGCAGCAGTTGGGCAATTTCCCGCAGGCATTCACGCATCTGGGCTTGATCAGCGCCGCTTACTATCTTGACCGCTCACTGGACAAGCAGCAGACGGCCAAGGATGGCCCGTCTTTGGCAATGTAA
- a CDS encoding YqgE/AlgH family protein, which translates to MPETEKSLKGQLLLDSGQLQGSFFQRTVVLICQHDADGAFGLILNRAAGSKAGEMIVADLPETLKACPLFLGGPVQPSALSFLHSDSFIPDANVMANLSLGHSLDSLVEIGDSFSPTQQIKMFAGYAGWSAGQLEDELKRDAWLTHPASLDLIFDSQPDQLWQKILRQKGWKYRLLSQMPEDLSLN; encoded by the coding sequence ATGCCTGAAACTGAGAAATCGCTAAAGGGCCAGTTGCTGCTGGACAGCGGCCAATTGCAGGGCTCCTTTTTCCAGCGAACGGTAGTCCTGATCTGCCAGCACGATGCGGACGGAGCGTTTGGCCTGATCCTGAATCGGGCGGCTGGCAGCAAAGCCGGGGAGATGATCGTGGCGGACCTGCCCGAGACGCTGAAGGCCTGCCCCTTGTTCTTGGGCGGCCCTGTCCAGCCATCCGCGTTGAGTTTCCTGCACAGCGACTCCTTTATTCCAGACGCCAATGTGATGGCCAATTTGAGCCTGGGACACTCGCTCGACAGCCTGGTCGAAATCGGAGATTCGTTTTCACCAACACAGCAAATCAAGATGTTCGCCGGGTACGCCGGGTGGAGCGCCGGCCAGCTCGAAGACGAACTCAAACGCGATGCCTGGCTCACCCACCCGGCCTCACTGGACTTGATCTTCGATAGCCAGCCCGACCAGCTCTGGCAAAAAATCCTGCGCCAAAAAGGTTGGAAATACCGGCTCCTGTCCCAGATGCCGGAGGATTTGTCGCTAAATTAG
- the nuoB gene encoding NADH-quinone oxidoreductase subunit NuoB: MNVQTEIGYNSKVEGDVVVTRLDAAINWFRKNSLWPMPMGLACCAIELMATGASRFDISRFGSEVMRFSPRQSDVMIVAGTVTYKMALAVQRIYEQMTDPKWVIAMGACASSGGMYRSYSVLQGVDNIVPVDVYIGGCPPRPEALLDALIKLQAKVAREPVLATLKVA; the protein is encoded by the coding sequence ATGAATGTGCAAACGGAAATCGGCTATAATTCAAAGGTCGAAGGCGACGTGGTAGTCACCCGCCTGGATGCGGCCATCAATTGGTTCCGCAAGAACTCGCTCTGGCCGATGCCGATGGGCTTGGCCTGCTGCGCCATCGAATTGATGGCCACGGGCGCCAGCCGGTTCGATATTTCCAGGTTCGGCTCGGAGGTGATGCGTTTTTCCCCGCGTCAATCGGATGTGATGATCGTCGCGGGAACAGTGACTTACAAAATGGCCCTGGCGGTCCAGCGGATTTACGAGCAGATGACTGACCCCAAATGGGTGATTGCGATGGGGGCTTGCGCGTCGAGCGGCGGGATGTACCGCAGCTACTCGGTACTGCAGGGGGTGGATAACATTGTGCCTGTTGACGTGTATATTGGCGGGTGCCCGCCGCGGCCCGAGGCCTTGCTGGATGCGCTGATAAAGCTCCAGGCCAAAGTCGCCCGCGAACCGGTGCTCGCAACGCTGAAGGTGGCCTGA
- a CDS encoding NADH-quinone oxidoreductase subunit C, whose product MSDTTSTPKPASAPAGGPAKPESPAAGLARQLKARFDQWISEPIEFRGELTLKVSDVERMPEICAVARNEMGFDYLVDITSIDNYGEDPRFTLVFHLYGYGHRQYLRLKAELSEEKGEAPTLTGIWRTADWHEREIYDMMGIRFRGHPDLRRILMWEGYPYFPLRKDFPLAGKPSEMPEVAFTEPAPLAGGPFVTIAGGKDALSREPRVRIPETDAIALNARVERRRDIRGAHGHSHGPGPIPKK is encoded by the coding sequence ATGAGTGATACGACTTCAACGCCCAAGCCTGCGTCCGCACCTGCAGGCGGCCCCGCAAAGCCTGAGAGCCCCGCCGCAGGATTGGCGCGCCAACTCAAGGCCAGATTTGACCAGTGGATTTCTGAACCCATCGAATTCCGAGGCGAGCTCACGCTGAAAGTCTCAGATGTCGAGCGGATGCCGGAGATTTGCGCGGTGGCAAGGAACGAAATGGGTTTTGATTACCTGGTAGATATCACCAGCATCGATAATTATGGCGAGGACCCGCGGTTCACGCTGGTTTTTCACCTCTACGGCTATGGCCATCGCCAGTACCTGCGCCTCAAGGCCGAATTGAGCGAGGAAAAAGGCGAGGCACCGACGCTCACGGGTATCTGGCGCACCGCAGATTGGCACGAGCGCGAGATTTACGACATGATGGGCATCCGCTTCCGCGGGCACCCCGACCTGCGCCGGATTCTGATGTGGGAAGGCTACCCTTATTTTCCGTTGCGGAAGGATTTTCCATTGGCCGGAAAGCCGAGTGAGATGCCCGAGGTTGCATTCACCGAACCGGCGCCGCTGGCGGGCGGACCGTTCGTCACCATCGCGGGCGGTAAAGACGCGCTCTCACGCGAACCTCGGGTGCGAATCCCGGAAACGGATGCTATCGCGCTGAACGCGCGAGTCGAACGCCGCAGAGACATCCGGGGCGCGCACGGCCACAGCCACGGGCCTGGACCAATCCCGAAGAAATGA